One stretch of Monomorium pharaonis isolate MP-MQ-018 chromosome 10, ASM1337386v2, whole genome shotgun sequence DNA includes these proteins:
- the LOC118647501 gene encoding uncharacterized protein LOC118647501, whose product MAERLLDTIYSAIKIAGPAKFKVGDSVRVSKYKAIFEKGYTPNWTTEGFKIVKVQRTNPVTYLLEDYRGTSIARAFYENELHRAIHPDVFLVEKVLRKKGDEVYVKWLGFDQSHNSWIHKDNVI is encoded by the coding sequence ATGGCTGAAAGACTCTTGGATACGATATACAGCGCTATAAAGATTGCTGGTCCAGCGAAATTCAAAGTAGGCGACTCTGTACGCGTGAGCAAGTACAAGGCAATTTTCGAGAAAGGTTACACACCAAATTGGACAACCGAGGGGTTCAAGATCGTTAAGGTGCAGCGTACCAATCCCGTAACTTATTTACTCGAGGATTATCGCGGAACATCTATCGCTAGAGCGTTCTACGAGAATGAGTTGCATCGCGCGATTCACCCGGACGTATTTCTGGTGGAGAAAGTATTGCGTAAAAAAGGAGACGAGGTTTATGTCAAGTGGCTGGGATTCGATCAATCGCACAATTCATGGATACACAAAGACAACGTTATTTAa